One segment of Rhodopirellula baltica SH 1 DNA contains the following:
- a CDS encoding DUF1501 domain-containing protein — protein sequence MTKNSLLFPCGRVANMLSRREWLCRAGAGAGMLGLANLMAEQNLLGAAPAETPSAPVTSLAPRPGHFPAKVKSVIWLFMEGAPSAVDMFDRKPELDKRDGDTTDIQAFFGNPGPLMKSPFSFKQYGESGQWVCDRYTNVAKHVDKMAFIKSCYSESNDHVPAIYQINSGLPRPGFPTAGAWVTYGLGSENQNLPGYVVLGNTQGAKGGPHNWGAGFLPSTFQGTLFRSQGAPVLNLNRQPQITKQDQVAQLDLMAKLNDEHMRRHTRDAEFANRMQSFELAFRMQKEATEVVDLSRETKETQQLYGIDQPRSKSYGSKCLMARRLVESGVRFVQVYSDGEWDAHDNLEENHTHHCAATDVPVAGLLSDLEQRGLLDSTLVIWGGEFGRMPISQNGKGRDHNPKGFMQWMAGAGIKGGVSYGETDEIGYEAVENPVSVNDLHATILHLLGLDHERLTYFHNGRSYRLTDVAGKVIQEILA from the coding sequence ATGACAAAGAACTCTTTATTGTTTCCCTGCGGTCGTGTCGCGAACATGCTTAGTCGTCGCGAATGGCTGTGCCGCGCCGGTGCCGGGGCGGGAATGCTCGGATTGGCCAACTTGATGGCAGAGCAGAATTTGCTCGGCGCAGCGCCGGCAGAAACGCCATCCGCTCCGGTGACTTCACTCGCGCCACGACCGGGGCATTTTCCCGCGAAAGTGAAGTCGGTCATCTGGTTGTTCATGGAAGGTGCTCCCAGTGCCGTCGACATGTTCGACCGCAAACCAGAACTCGACAAACGAGATGGCGATACGACCGACATTCAAGCGTTCTTTGGAAATCCTGGTCCGCTGATGAAGTCGCCGTTTTCGTTCAAGCAATATGGCGAAAGCGGACAATGGGTTTGCGACCGATACACCAACGTCGCCAAGCACGTCGACAAAATGGCATTCATCAAATCTTGCTACAGCGAATCGAACGACCACGTCCCGGCGATCTACCAAATCAACAGCGGGCTGCCTCGTCCGGGTTTCCCCACCGCCGGAGCCTGGGTGACGTATGGATTGGGCAGCGAAAACCAAAACCTTCCCGGCTACGTCGTGTTGGGCAACACGCAGGGTGCCAAAGGCGGCCCTCACAACTGGGGCGCAGGCTTTCTTCCATCAACCTTTCAAGGAACGCTCTTTCGGTCCCAAGGGGCCCCGGTTCTCAACCTCAACCGACAACCGCAAATCACCAAACAAGACCAAGTCGCACAGCTTGACTTGATGGCGAAGCTGAACGATGAACACATGCGGCGTCACACGCGAGATGCCGAGTTTGCGAACCGAATGCAATCCTTCGAACTCGCGTTTCGAATGCAGAAAGAAGCCACCGAAGTCGTCGACCTTTCGCGTGAGACCAAAGAAACGCAGCAGCTTTATGGGATCGACCAGCCAAGATCGAAGTCGTACGGCTCCAAATGCTTGATGGCACGACGACTCGTCGAGAGCGGCGTTCGGTTTGTGCAGGTTTACAGCGACGGTGAATGGGACGCACACGACAACCTCGAAGAAAACCACACCCATCACTGCGCCGCGACGGATGTGCCCGTGGCGGGTTTGCTTTCTGATTTGGAACAACGTGGGTTGCTCGATTCGACTCTCGTGATTTGGGGTGGCGAATTTGGTCGCATGCCAATCTCACAAAACGGCAAAGGACGCGATCACAATCCCAAAGGCTTCATGCAGTGGATGGCGGGCGCCGGTATCAAAGGAGGCGTCAGCTACGGCGAAACCGACGAGATCGGATACGAAGCGGTCGAAAATCCCGTCAGCGTGAATGACCTGCACGCGACGATCCTTCACCTTCTCGGCCTGGACCACGAACGCCTCACCTACTTCCACAACGGACGCAGTTATCGACTGACGGATGTCGCCGGCAAAGTCATCCAGGAGATTCTCGCCTAG
- a CDS encoding FG-GAP repeat domain-containing protein — translation MIVSRIFLLVSIAMPVMAMADEHAVHSFERKQLTGTYFSEGANAADINGDGMADVVYGPYWFEGPSFSAKHEIYQPVPQNMDRYADNFFSWLYDFNGDGRNDVFVVGFPGTPAYVYENPGQGGLNRHWPKHQVFDWVSNESPQWLDIVGDERPELICTRDGFFGFATVDWARPFDTWDFHPISEQTASKKFGHGLGIGDVNGDGRQDLIHSQGWFEQPMTGALSTRWFHHPVSLSEGYGGAEMYVYDVDGDGDNDIITSHRAHDFGLAWYEQLPGDGDSPEFRHHLIMGEHPSENKYGIAFSELHSVALADIDGDGLKDIVTGKTYWSHHRQSPQWDAGAVVYWFKLIRSSDGVDWVPYKADGEAGIGRQISIVDINDDKLPDIVVGGMLGAHVLTHRVKSVSEPEYQTAQPKIYDGPKLPQVKDAQALRGPKSTIDAKTGKVPGAIEGETLMGKATAGSTKPQDMSRFKSDQWSNQSQLWWTGAKPADTLTLALPEFTGTVDVEVVLTCAGDYGIVQLTLDDQPLGPPIDLYSKNVVTTGVLSFSKITVEGTGHSLNVQMLGSNPKAKRAYMFALDYLRIVPADTAD, via the coding sequence ATGATTGTGTCTCGAATTTTTTTGTTGGTCAGCATCGCCATGCCTGTGATGGCAATGGCCGATGAGCATGCCGTTCATTCGTTCGAACGAAAACAGTTGACCGGCACCTATTTCTCAGAAGGTGCGAATGCGGCAGACATCAATGGAGACGGAATGGCTGACGTTGTTTATGGTCCGTATTGGTTTGAAGGACCAAGCTTTTCAGCGAAACATGAGATCTACCAGCCTGTTCCGCAGAACATGGATCGTTATGCGGACAATTTCTTTAGCTGGTTGTATGACTTCAACGGCGACGGACGCAATGATGTCTTTGTGGTGGGATTTCCGGGGACCCCCGCCTACGTTTATGAAAACCCCGGCCAAGGCGGCTTGAATCGACATTGGCCAAAACACCAAGTGTTCGACTGGGTTTCGAATGAGTCACCCCAATGGTTGGATATCGTTGGTGATGAAAGACCCGAGCTGATCTGCACCCGAGATGGCTTCTTCGGGTTTGCGACGGTTGATTGGGCACGACCCTTTGATACGTGGGATTTTCATCCGATCTCGGAACAGACCGCATCGAAGAAGTTTGGCCACGGATTGGGGATTGGAGACGTCAACGGAGATGGACGTCAAGACTTGATTCATTCACAGGGTTGGTTCGAGCAACCGATGACGGGAGCGTTGTCGACGCGATGGTTCCATCACCCGGTTTCTTTGAGCGAAGGATACGGCGGTGCTGAGATGTATGTGTACGATGTCGACGGCGATGGTGACAACGATATCATCACCAGTCATCGTGCTCATGATTTCGGCTTGGCGTGGTATGAACAACTTCCGGGCGACGGAGATTCGCCTGAGTTCAGGCATCATTTGATCATGGGCGAACATCCATCGGAAAACAAATACGGCATCGCATTCAGCGAATTACATTCCGTGGCGTTGGCCGACATCGACGGCGATGGGTTGAAGGACATCGTTACCGGAAAGACTTATTGGTCTCATCACCGCCAAAGTCCCCAATGGGACGCAGGTGCGGTTGTGTATTGGTTCAAGCTAATTCGCAGCAGTGACGGTGTGGACTGGGTGCCGTACAAGGCGGATGGCGAAGCCGGGATCGGTCGGCAGATTTCAATTGTCGACATCAACGACGACAAACTTCCCGACATCGTAGTCGGTGGAATGCTGGGAGCTCACGTTTTGACACATCGGGTGAAGTCAGTCAGTGAGCCGGAGTATCAAACGGCACAACCGAAGATCTACGACGGTCCGAAGCTGCCGCAGGTGAAAGACGCGCAGGCGTTGCGTGGTCCGAAATCAACGATTGACGCAAAGACAGGAAAGGTGCCAGGTGCGATCGAAGGCGAAACACTGATGGGCAAAGCGACCGCCGGTTCCACGAAACCGCAGGATATGTCTCGTTTCAAATCGGACCAGTGGAGTAACCAATCGCAGCTTTGGTGGACGGGGGCTAAGCCGGCCGACACATTGACACTCGCACTGCCAGAGTTCACCGGCACCGTTGACGTGGAAGTGGTGCTCACGTGCGCGGGCGACTATGGCATTGTGCAATTGACACTCGATGATCAACCGCTCGGCCCGCCGATCGATCTGTATAGCAAAAACGTGGTGACAACGGGAGTTTTGTCGTTTTCGAAGATCACGGTCGAGGGAACCGGGCATTCGCTGAATGTCCAAATGCTGGGATCCAATCCCAAAGCGAAAAGGGCATACATGTTCGCGTTGGATTACCTTCGAATCGTTCCCGCTGATACAGCCGATTGA
- a CDS encoding DUF1501 domain-containing protein: protein MNTHTMNQIHMQTRRSFLANAGGGMGMLACASLAQADSGANVHQPHFAPRAKRVIWLFMHGGPSHVDLFDPKPALTKYSGQPLPESFGNVMTRRDVKKNPLLAPIRRFRPRGQSGLEISDFLPHMSEHADDLCVIRSMHGDSVNHPQSVYQMNTGSILMGNPSVGSWVAYGLGSENQNMPAFVVLPDPGGGLKGGPPAWGNGYLPASYQGVTMRPGNSPILDLQPQPGVTETQQRLDLSLIQKLNQRHLQQRDFDDRLNARVKAYELAFRMQSEAPELVDIQQETHQTKQMYGIDQKETREFGERCLLARRMLESGVRFVQLYSGDTNGWDAHANVEKNHTEYCKRTDKPIAGLLQDLKQRGLMEDTLVIWGGEFGRMPMSEQGKGRDHNPWGYSVWLAGAGIHGGRAFGATDEIGLRAVTDKVSVNNFHATLLHLLGMDHYDLTYFHNGLDKRLTGPDEAEAVEGILG, encoded by the coding sequence ATGAACACGCACACTATGAATCAAATCCACATGCAAACTCGGCGAAGCTTCCTTGCCAACGCAGGTGGTGGAATGGGAATGCTGGCTTGTGCTTCACTTGCCCAGGCCGACTCAGGTGCAAACGTTCATCAGCCGCATTTTGCCCCGCGTGCCAAAAGAGTGATTTGGCTTTTCATGCACGGTGGCCCCAGTCACGTGGATCTGTTTGATCCGAAACCCGCGTTGACGAAGTACAGTGGCCAGCCATTGCCGGAAAGCTTTGGCAACGTGATGACGCGTCGCGACGTCAAGAAGAATCCTTTGCTCGCTCCAATCCGTCGCTTTCGACCGCGAGGCCAATCGGGTTTGGAGATCAGTGATTTCCTCCCACATATGTCTGAGCATGCCGACGATCTTTGTGTGATCCGTTCGATGCACGGCGACAGCGTGAACCATCCGCAGTCCGTCTATCAAATGAACACGGGCAGCATCCTGATGGGCAATCCCAGTGTCGGCAGTTGGGTCGCTTATGGATTGGGATCCGAAAACCAGAACATGCCAGCGTTTGTCGTTTTGCCCGATCCAGGCGGAGGACTCAAAGGTGGACCTCCCGCGTGGGGAAACGGCTATCTGCCCGCCTCCTATCAAGGCGTCACCATGCGTCCGGGCAACTCACCGATCCTTGACTTGCAACCACAACCGGGCGTCACCGAAACACAACAACGACTCGACCTTTCCCTGATTCAAAAGCTGAACCAAAGGCACCTCCAACAACGCGACTTCGACGATCGATTGAACGCTCGCGTGAAGGCGTACGAATTAGCGTTTCGAATGCAATCCGAAGCACCGGAATTGGTCGATATTCAGCAGGAGACTCATCAAACGAAACAGATGTACGGCATCGACCAGAAAGAAACTCGCGAATTTGGCGAACGCTGTTTGCTGGCCCGTCGGATGCTTGAAAGCGGTGTGCGTTTTGTCCAGTTGTATTCCGGCGACACCAATGGCTGGGATGCCCATGCAAACGTTGAAAAAAACCACACCGAGTATTGCAAACGAACCGACAAACCGATCGCTGGATTGCTGCAAGATCTCAAACAGCGTGGGCTGATGGAAGACACGTTGGTGATCTGGGGTGGTGAATTCGGACGAATGCCCATGAGCGAACAGGGAAAGGGTCGCGACCACAACCCTTGGGGATACAGCGTCTGGCTCGCTGGTGCCGGAATTCACGGTGGCCGTGCGTTTGGTGCAACCGACGAAATCGGACTGCGAGCAGTGACAGACAAAGTTTCTGTCAACAATTTCCACGCGACGCTGCTGCATTTATTGGGAATGGATCACTACGACCTAACGTACTTTCACAACGGTCTGGACAAGCGGTTGACCGGTCCCGATGAAGCGGAAGCGGTCGAAGGGATCCTTGGTTGA